In the genome of Sesamum indicum cultivar Zhongzhi No. 13 unplaced genomic scaffold, S_indicum_v1.0 scaffold00233, whole genome shotgun sequence, one region contains:
- the LOC105179901 gene encoding FBD-associated F-box protein At4g13985-like: protein MEMVSSCKRSRTPRPKKCFVDRLSALPDDILHRVFSYLDFLDVVRTSVLSKRWRFVWTSVPFLNFNMDWFVKHNYNKKFELMEPRYKFWDFIKWALLLRDGSQIIRICLYTDNTITEQLNGLLRVAARQKVQELCFLDGDYTADELDFPRVLCETLTQLTVNFRDTIPLRVTAVFSSLRSLNLTRVLISSDVAQKLLSSDCVKLENVYLEDCQVRDVEEISILACNLKNLTIVNVCTYEKFWVVGSFDSKLRIFAPNLISFCYIGPMLRGFALLNTMSLESASIRLLRVPRGYEDEYKNHLICPARFIGLNHAKALTLSTLVVKYFCPAYGELLWDTFILDNLNHLELELRYNANYIEGLVNLLKFSPNLESLFIRFKEARHIPRSQRKKKKAIENRSSWESRLEDIACLSYHVKIIRISNLDGTEIALELVKFLLQNGKVLEKMELMPRNGERKQKSFSKVVAFPKASARVVISFPDYAQRKIPWFDKGDSDPEYDD, encoded by the exons ATGGAAATGGTTTCCTCGTGCAAGAGATCAAGAACACCGCGTCCAAAGAAGTGTTTTGTGGATAGGTTGAGCGCCTTGCCTGATGATATTTTGCATCGTGTATTTTCGTATCTTGACTTTCTTGATGTAGTGAGGACCAGTGTGCTGTCAAAAAGATGGAGGTTTGTTTGGACTTCGGTGCCATTCTTGAACTTCAACATGGATTGGTTTGTGAAGCACAATTATAATAAGAAGTTTGAACTTATGGAGCCGCGCTATAAGTTCTGGGATTTCATCAAGTGGGCTTTGCTTCTAAGGGACGGTTCTCAAATTATAAGGATATGCCTGTATACTGATAACACAATCACAGAGCAGCTTAATGGACTCCTTCGTGTTGCAGCTAGACAAAAGGTTCAGGAACTTTGCTTTCTTGATGGGGATTATACAGCTGATGAGCTGGATTTCCCTCGTGTCCTTTGTGAAACTTTGACACAGCTTACAGTTAATTTCCGTGACACCATCCCATTGCGAGTTACAGCAGTGTTTAGTAGTCTGAGAAGTCTTAACTTGACAAGAGTTCTTATATCAAGTGATGTTGCTCAGAAACTTCTTTCAAGTGATTGTGTTAAACTCGAGAACGTGTACCTAGAAGATTGTCAAGTCAGGGATGTCGAAGAGATCAGTATTTTGGCTTGTAATCTCAAGAATCTAACAATTGTGAATGTATGCACCTATGAGAAATTCTGGGTTGTAGGTTCTTTTGATTCTAAGCTCAGAATTTTTGCTCCAAACTTGATATCTTTCTGCTACATTGGACCAATGCTGCGTGGCTTTGCTTTGCTGAATACAATGTCTTTGGAAAGTGCATCAATCCGCCTTCTGCGTGTTCCTCGGGGATATGAGGATGAGTACAAGAACCACTTAATTTGTCCTGCAAGGTTCATTGGGCTTAATCATGCCAAGGCTTTGACTTTGTCTACTCTTGTTGTCAAG TATTTTTGTCCAGCTTATGGTGAACTTTTGTGGGACACATTTATATTGGACAATCTGAATCATCTAGAGTTGGAATTAAGATACAATGCCAATTATATAGAAGGCCTGGTCAACTTGCTGAAGTTCTCACCTAACCTTGAATCTCTTTTTATCAGATTTAAAGAG GCTCGACATATTCCTCGGTcgcaaagaaagaaaaaaaaag CAATTGAAAACAGAAGCTCTTGGGAATCAAGGCTAGAAGATATAGCATGCTTGTCATATCATGTCAAAATCATTCGCATTTCCAACTTAGATGGTACAGAGATTGCACTTGAGCTGGTGAAGTTTTTACTTCAGAATGGCAAAGTCCTGGAGAAGATGGAACTTATGCCCAGGAATGGAGAGAGGAAACAGAAGAGCTTCAGCAAGGTAGTAGCATTTCCTAAAGCCTCTGCCAGAGTTGTTATATCTTTCCCCGATTATGCTCAAAGAAAAATCCCTTGGTTTGATAAAGGAGACTCTGATCCAGAATACGATGATTGA